The DNA segment GCATGACAAGGCCGACGCCATCCGCGACTTCTATATCGAATACTTCGCCACCATGGACCTGACGGCGGAGTTCTACCTGGAAACCGTCAGCCTGGTGTTCCAGCGCTTCCTGCTGGCGCAGGGCCTGCTCGACGTGGCCGGTCGCCGCGTGTGCACAAGCGCCATCCGCCACACGGCGCTGCTCACGGTAGAGGGCGAGCGCGACGACATCTGCGCCATCGGCCAGACCATGGCCGCGCAGGATCTCTGCCCGAGCCTGCGGCCATACATGCGCACGCATCATGTGCAGACCGGGGTCGGCCACTACGGGGTGTTCAACGGCAAGCGCTGGGAGACACAGGTGTACCCACTGGTGCGCAATACGATCTACACCAGTAGCTGACGCCGGCGCGCCGCGGGCACTGCGATGCGGTGGCTTATCATGGCGGCTGCACGCGCCGGCGCGGCGCCTTCGACCACCATGCCACTGCTTCCGACACAAGACTTCCAGGGCCAGACGCTGGTCCGCGTCGGCGATGCCGACAACTTCATGCTGCTCGCTCCGCAACACGGCGGCCGCCTGGTGCGCTGGGTGCATCGCGGCGAGGACATCCTGTACTGGCCCGACAACGCCGACTGGAGCCGCCCTGCCAAGGTACGCGGCGGCAATCCGCTGCTATTTCCATTTATCGGCCGGCACTTCGTCGACAGCGTCGCCGGGCAGTGGCGCGATCGGCAAGGCACCCTGCGGACGCTGGCGCAGCACGGCTTTGCGCGCGACCTGCCGTTCGACGTCACCGCGATCGATGCAGCCGGGTCAGTCACGATGACGCTGCGTGACAGTGTGCAGACACGGCCGGGCTACCCCTATGCATTTGTGTTCGACGCGGTGTACGCGCTGCTGCCCGACGGGCTGGAGGTCACGCTGCGCACCACCAACACCGGGGACCAGTCGCTACCCTGCTATCCCGGCCACCACTTCTACTTTGCGCTGCCGCACGCGCAGCGCGCCGCGTCGACACTGGCCTTGCCGCCGGCCGATCGCGTGCGCCAGCTGCCCGATGGCACTCCCGGTCCGGGCGATGCGGGCGAGCCCGCCTACCGGCTCGACGACCCGCGCCTGCAGGACACCTACCATGTGTTCCGCGGCGGTGCCGGCGCCATGCTGTCCATGCCGGGGCGCACCATCTCCTTCGAACTGGACGTTGCCGGCAGCGTGCCGTGGCACGCCGTGACGACGTGGTCCGAAAGCGAACAGTCTGATTTCTATTGCGTGGAACCTTGGGTGGGATTGCCCGATGCGATCCACCACGGCCAAGGGCTGCGCTGGCTCGCGCCGGGCCAGTCGGAAAGCGCCGTGTGCCGGCTGCGGGTGACGGCCTGAGGCAAAGCGACGGGGCGGCGGCTCAGTGTTCGCTCAGTGTTCAAAGTCCAGCCCGCCGATCAGAATGGCCGGATCCGCCTGCGACAACGAGCCAAAATCGATGCCGCGCGGCTCCTGCCACGCGCGCAGCTTGCCCGGCAGTGCCGCCAGGTAGCCGGCAAAGCGCGCCTCGCCACCAGCGGCGAACAGCCGCTGCACCTCCAGGCCATCCCACGCCAGCGTGACATCGAGCGGATAGGCATGGCGCCGCAGTTCCGCCGGTCCGTCGCCCGTCATGCGCAGACTCGGGGGACGGTTCGGCGCCTCGGCAGGCAAGGCATGCAACTGCACGCGCCGGTGCAGCTTGGCGATGGCGTCGACGATGCGAGGCAAGCATTCCGCTTCAAAGCGGGCGTAGAAGTCCGTGGTCAAGGTCGGCCGTCCTGACGTTGCGAGTCGGAGGCGCCGGCTGCCCGGTATGGCGCGCCGGCGCTGCCAGCCACTATACGCCGCCGTGCGCGCCAGCGGACGACCGGTACACCTGGAAGCCCAGCCCCGGCGACTGCACCTCGGTCTCCCCCTCCTGCAACGTCACCGGCCGCAGGCTGCCGTTCGCCATCGATTCCGCCGCAAACTCCGCGATGTTGCGTAGCCGGGCCGCCGGGATGCCGCGC comes from the Cupriavidus sp. P-10 genome and includes:
- a CDS encoding aldose epimerase family protein — encoded protein: MPLLPTQDFQGQTLVRVGDADNFMLLAPQHGGRLVRWVHRGEDILYWPDNADWSRPAKVRGGNPLLFPFIGRHFVDSVAGQWRDRQGTLRTLAQHGFARDLPFDVTAIDAAGSVTMTLRDSVQTRPGYPYAFVFDAVYALLPDGLEVTLRTTNTGDQSLPCYPGHHFYFALPHAQRAASTLALPPADRVRQLPDGTPGPGDAGEPAYRLDDPRLQDTYHVFRGGAGAMLSMPGRTISFELDVAGSVPWHAVTTWSESEQSDFYCVEPWVGLPDAIHHGQGLRWLAPGQSESAVCRLRVTA
- a CDS encoding DUF5594 family protein; translation: MTTDFYARFEAECLPRIVDAIAKLHRRVQLHALPAEAPNRPPSLRMTGDGPAELRRHAYPLDVTLAWDGLEVQRLFAAGGEARFAGYLAALPGKLRAWQEPRGIDFGSLSQADPAILIGGLDFEH